A region of the Anguilla anguilla isolate fAngAng1 chromosome 16, fAngAng1.pri, whole genome shotgun sequence genome:
actcccctccccccacatgcatacacacactgcctttCAGATACCCTCATGTCTCCTAGGAGCTGCAGGGAAATCTCCCATGGGGGAAAGGGGTCCCTTGGAAACCTGGGAtctactttcatattttttctaaagCCTGAATGTCAGGGTTGTCAAACTTAGAGTGGATATCCCCTCCTCAAATGAGAAGCAGAGGGTGGTACAGATCTAAAGAATGCACATACCTGCCAGATTTTCACATCTTACATAAGCACAATGTAAGCAGTTAGCCATCAGCTGAAGTCACTGGTTAAAAATGCAGCCATACAGGGCTGCTTGATAGTTCATCCTGTTCTAGTGTATGGATGAGCTGTACAGTCTGGGATTGAACTTTGCCCATGTCAGTGCTCTCTGTGACCAGTAGCCCCAAAGGGTGATACACAATTAGTCAACAGGGTTAGGGAGGGTTCAGTAAGCCAGGATCCATGTCTCAGTTTGCTTGctaaagctgcacatgaagtgtcttcctgtAATTCATGTCTGAGCAAGCTCAGCTTATGGGCtgtgatgtgaaaagaagcagctggcaacatcacaaaaacaaaaaacataaaaacaaatgtacccAAGCACCAAGTTACACTGAGCCAGTAAATGAGCAGCTTTGGAAAACCTGGGTGGGGCTCTGTAAGTTTGGGGTGTCTGTTGGAGATGGGGTGCAGCAGGATTATGCAGAACTGTGGCGGTTTCAGGGTGACAGACCTGCTCAGGGCTCTGTGGGCCGGTTCTTTGCAGGGCGAGGATGGCGTTGCGGAGGGGGTACCCCCTCTCTGTGACGGCCTCCAGCAGCTCCCGCTCCTCCTGACTCAGGGCTGACAGCAGCTCAACTGGGGAGTCCAACAGTGGTGTGTGGGAACTCGGGGCACAGCCAATCAAGGGGTGGCCAAGAGACTACAGGAGAAATACAGAATAGAGTTACACCTCCCCTGGGAGCAGTACAGCCCCCTACCCCCTTATCCTTCCATCGAAATGTTACATTTGGCTCCCTTGACGATCATTGGCTAGGAAACTAAAGCCTGCAGGACAATTTTTTAGAATTTTCAAGCTTTTATGCAATTTAACATGGCATTGTTTTCCTGTGCTAATATAGAAAAAAGATATTCATATCAGAATATTAAAAAGTCAAACTTGTTTACTGCCTTGACATGCATCAGCAGGGACCCTTTCAGATCAGCACAGCAGGCTTAGATAATACCTTGGAAAGATGCCAGGAAAAAACTTTACGTTGGCTATTATTATCCTCCTTTCCAAACATTTGGTGTGTGtcatgagaaaaacaaaacataaaatggagcCATTTCCTCTCCTCTGATGTAAGGCCTGAtcaaaacatgaatgaatgcCATGTAAATCAAAATAGCATTGGTGATACCCAGAAAGATGAGTGGAATTTGGTAAACACTACATGCAGCCTTTTAAGAAATtcctaaaatattaaatacttcAGAGTCCCCTGAGCCATTTAAACCACACAGTGGTTTATTTGCAGTGGTTTAtatcttttctcttttattacACAGTGGACTatggatatactgtatgcacTGCCCCTCAGTATATGCTCCATGTCCACAACATCTTTAGATAAATTCCagtctctgcctgtctgcctttATGTGGGCTTCTCCTACCACATTGCAGAACTTAATGTAGCCtcgtgatttaaaaaaagaaaacaaggttTCTTGGCACAGCAGCTGTTCCACTTTAAAAACAGAAGTATCTTTCCATACCCACACAACTCACATAGTTCACAGTTTAACATTATTCGTTTAAACAGCATGATATTTACTGTAGCCATTTAGACTTAAACCCCTGAATTTATGGACAACAATTGCTGTACATTACTGGGGATTTTAACCTCCAATCTTTGGTTTACAAGCCCAGCTCTCAAAGCACTACATAAGACTGCAGAAGAGGACTGGGGAGTGGAGTCAAGTCCTACCGGTGGGGTAGAGGAGGGCCTCGTCTGCTGGGGACAGCAATCAAACAGTGGCTGTGGGGAAAAGGAGTGGTTTCGAGTGCCGTAGCACAGTGGGTGGAGCCTCCTCTTGGTGTGCCTCTGGCCCTGGTAGACGGCACCACGCCCTTTAGGCGGGTCCAGTGCCGACAGCGAGGACTGCCTGAACTCCTGGAGACAGGAAGGGGAGGTCTTCctgaggtgggcggggccagaggcTGGGCCCACAGCGCTGTGGGGGCGCCCTTTCTCCAGGGAGGGCCCCTCGTCCTCAGAGCAGGGCCAGGGATGGAGGTCCGAGGCGCTGAGGCTGTGACTGCGGCGGAGTGAGCGGTGCTCCGGGGGGCTGCTGAGCATCTGCCAgtagggggggcaggagggataCACCCCCGAGGCGCAGCGGGGTAGGGGGTTGTGGGGAGCTGTGGAGTACCCCCCCTGAAGCCCTGTCAGGACCCAGTTCTCCAGGTCGAACTCGTACtgtcaaaacacaaacaggggcAGATGAACAGCTGGGCGGTTCATCTGGTTAAGTCATTGTTCTACCGTATAGCTGGACTGCACAGTCTAGGTTCAAATCCTGACTGTGCCACTGCCAACTGTGCCCAGTAGCCCCAGAGGATAACACATAATTGGTGGTAGCATTGCCCACGGTTAGGAGCCACAAGCCTGGCTCACAAGCCACAGTGTGATGAGAAGTAGCACTTGGCATCGCCTGCTTCTGAGGAGAGCACGTGTTAGGCTATGATCTGCCAAATCGATAGTGGAGGTTAAAGCAGTGAACATTAATATATAATGAATAGGACTGGGCATTCCAACTCAAAGAGATaagtgggagaaaaaaagaaaaaaaaaacagaaaccaagaCGCGCAAATCTGCACATCATTGCACAACATGTGAAGCAAGAATCATTAAATCAGACAGGGCACAGCACCTGCCTCAGTTATCCTGGAGAGGTTGCACTGACAATTCACATGAGGGACCACACTGAGAATTTACACAGAGTGATCACACACAAGCTCAGCTagtggaaacaaggtgtgggtGTGATGTGGTTCTGACCTCTGTTTGCTGCAGGAGACACAGATAGTCAGGCAGTGTGAGCTCAAGGGCGGAGATCAGCTCCACTTCCTTCACTGGGTCTTCTAGTGGCCCAGCTGGGATCTTAAAGGGAATTTCCTCAAGACTGTTCATTCTGCAGTGCAACAGAAAAGAAATATCCTTTTAACAATCATTTTAGATTAAAACaagtacatgtacacacatagaTGCATACATACAGGGTTGCCACCTGGCATCTGACATCCACATGCCAAGAAATGTATAATTTCTTCCCCCGCTTTATCTGTTTACAGCATAATACAGTACAGAGCTTTTCGTAGGTAAACAGATTAAGGGCTGCAGCATCACAGGCACCACCTGATGTTGTGCTCTCATTGGTCAAGAGAACTTCAGCGACACTACTTTGTCAGGTGAGTCCTCATGGGATCTGTGACACAAGGCCCACTGACCCCTCAGTGCGTCATCACTGTGCTAGAAAAAtcacaatcccacaatcccacacTCTGTGCCcgggcagctgctgctgctgcattagtgggatggggtggagcaggggggCAGATGGCTGAAGGCTTAAGCACAGACAGGCAAAAGCAAAACCTCAACCACCAGCTGTCTCCTTAGGTTTTAATCTGCTGCTCATGCCTGTGTGTAGAGCACCTGAAAGACCAGTAGAATGCTAATTTACTATATGTACATTTGCGTATTATGGAAAACACAACcgtaaaaaacaaatatgaccATTCAAATTGGCCTTAAGATAGTaagattcaagattcaaaaAACTTTGTCTAACACAGTGTTAGGAAATTGTCTTAGGTTAGGGGCTCACAAACAACCTAAAAACATACACCAATAAAGCTCCACTACCAAGGCTTCATTCTGAAAAGGTTGAGATCATGATCTCTTTTACTTGAACTTGtcaaatagaatagaatagaattaaACCTATTTTTCTCAGGGGGAACACTGGGTAATATTATGTTATAGATCCACTATGATTGACAGTCACCATTGCTGAAGGACTGAAACATTTCTGAGGATAACATAATGATTGATGTGAAAAAGGAAGGAATTAAAAACTATACATACGTAAACATTCATGGCAATAACTAAGGCCAATGTGTAAATATGAAACATCTCCAACATGTGACAGAAGATCTAGCTGTGCGGACAACCCCTGACACTGATGTCGCACATTAAACTACAAGTCCATACAGCACACTGATTTCTAGCACTATAATATATCATAAACAACACTGAAAtctaattgattgattgattgattgattgattgaaattctttattgatcattaaaatacaatgGGCCCCTCTAGCCAGAGATGTcccagatacagaaatcatcaaaaggattaaaacacaacaaagcccaaaggcttatttccattgtggtcctttttTTAATACTGCACTCTGAAATCTTTTAACTTTTCACACAGATGACTTTCACCCAATAA
Encoded here:
- the LOC118215592 gene encoding ubiquitin-associated protein 1-like, translating into MNSLEEIPFKIPAGPLEDPVKEVELISALELTLPDYLCLLQQTEYEFDLENWVLTGLQGGYSTAPHNPLPRCASGVYPSCPPYWQMLSSPPEHRSLRRSHSLSASDLHPWPCSEDEGPSLEKGRPHSAVGPASGPAHLRKTSPSCLQEFRQSSLSALDPPKGRGAVYQGQRHTKRRLHPLCYGTRNHSFSPQPLFDCCPQQTRPSSTPPSLGHPLIGCAPSSHTPLLDSPVELLSALSQEERELLEAVTERGYPLRNAILALQRTGPQSPEQILSYLKTCDRLCDLGYDEAQVEEALEMFQNCETKAAEFLHLLTQFKEMGFQQNTIKEVLLVHENHREQALEELMMQAV